In Scomber scombrus chromosome 17, fScoSco1.1, whole genome shotgun sequence, the following proteins share a genomic window:
- the taf1b gene encoding TATA box-binding protein-associated factor RNA polymerase I subunit B produces the protein MDEEHTAGYTEPCGVCSAVDWGISDECHFYCRSCHNVIERTKEVVDLNFTPGTTRISTIGRGARTKKNERGREWRICEGFQFILRNQADALLRLGVSPHFKDQVLCQLWRLYLQKSRQAFTNNPVKSSRLKLRNPDSESDSAPESTVISASETDGEANQSSTAASNTDYSSEWSQCSGSMDADTYLTPRLKRGRSLMNLKKTLALIHLALVWSREALTLSDLLRLVKEGFVPYCNAYEDLPEEMKLEGKDALIFRDERDPSHQAVHREAQNLALFLQLPAFPPIGRQSLLHPAMLSLRYMTDANLPDELHPWICRLMERAGMADQTLHTFNPPARSILPRYDLQAAALIIVTLKLLFGLDDHSEWILSNEVNILDNKGDMFNLRRWYRLLQAALLRAQQRRDQETARKTWKAQKLIYMNKKDKWVAMKRKRIAEQVQICFEKLSSRMAGVQRDGPSSFIFCWGDEDGADGPSLHQQKLDGVVTLKSEVLTPSNSTYWHPSLRLCKEWRCKSHYKEVEPTLPRMFVWLLQLFSFLLDVKPFCMYEEVLTMERRIIGHKTQRHKPLNRKRTKTSPKIQKRGQDNEPGLKKNQKRKKTQLQE, from the exons ATGGACGAAGAGCACACG GCCGGCTACACAGAGCCCTGTGGGGTGTGTTCAGCGGTGGATTGGGGCATTTCAGACGAGTGTCATTTCTACTGCAGGTCCTGTCACAACGTCATCGAG AGAACCAAAGAGGTTGTGGACCTGAACTTCACTCCCGGCACCACTCGGATCTCCACCATTGGCAGAGGAGCCAGAACTAAGAAAAACG AGCGAGGACGCGAGTGGAGGATCTGTGAAGGCTTCCAGTTCATCCTGAGAAACCAGGCCGACGCTCTGCTCAGACTGGGAGTCTCGCCTCACTTCAAG GACCAGGTTTTGTGTCAGCTGTGGAGACTCTACCTGCAGAAGAGTCGGCAGGCTTTCACCAACAACCCAGTGAAGAGCTCCAGACTCAAACTG agAAATCCAGACTCAGAGTCGGACAGCGCTCCCGAGTCCACCGTCATATCGGCCAGCGAGACGGATGGCGAGGCGAACCAGTCCAGCACGGCCGCCTCTAACACAG ACTACTCCAGTGAATGGTCGCAGTGTTCGGGCTCAATGGACGCCGACACCTACCTGACGCCTCGGCTGAAGCGTGGCCGCAGTCTGATGAACCTGAAGAAGACTCTGGCTCTGATCCACCTGGCTCTGGTCTGGAGCCGCGAGGCGTTGACGCTCAGCGATCTGCTCAG GTTGGTGAAAGAAGGATTCGTCCCGTACTGCAACGCTTACGAAGATCTTCCTGAAGAGATGAAGCTGGAGGGCAAAGATGCGCTCATCTTCAGAGACGAG AGGGATCCGTCTCACCAGGCGGTGCATCGAGAGGCTCAGAATCTGGCTCTGTTCCTGCAGCTTCCTGCTTTTCCTCCAATCGGCAGGCAGAGTCTGCTGCACCCGGCGATGCTCAGCCTGCGCTACATGACCGACGCCAACCTGCCCG ACGAGCTCCACCCGTGGATCTGCAGGCTGATGGAGCGCGCCGGTATGGCGGATCAAACGCTCCACACGTTCAATCCCCCGGCTCGTTCCATCTTGCCTCGGTACGACTTGCAGGCCGCTGCACTCATCATCGTCACCCTGAAGCTCCTCTTCGGCCTGGACGACCACAGCGAGTG GATTTTATCAAATGAAGTGAACATTCTGGAcaataaag GCGACATGTTTAACCTGCGGCGGTGGTACCGGCTGCTGCAGGCCGCTCTGCTCCGAGCTCAGCAGAGGAGAGACCAGGAAACCGCCAG GAAGACATGGAAGGCACAGAAACTGATATACATGAACAAGAAGGACAAATGGGTAGCGATGAAGAGGAAAA gaataGCAGAGCAGGTGCAGATCTGTTTCGAGAAGCTGTCCTCTCGGATGGCGGGCGTCCAGCGCGATGGTCCGTCCAGCTTCATATTCTGCTGGGGGGACGAGGACGGAGCGGACGGACCCAGTCTTCACCAGCAGAAATTGGATGGCGTCGTGACCCTGAAATCAGAAGTCCTGACGCCCTCCAACTCAACATACTGGCACCCATCGCTCAGACTCTGCAAAGAATG GAGGTGCAAGAGTCACTATAAGGAGGTGGAGCCGACGTTGCCGCGGATGTTCGTCTGGCTGCTGCAGCTCTTCTCCTTCCTGCTGGACGTTAAGCCGTTCTGCATGTACGAGGAGGTGCTGACGATGGAGAGACGAATCATCGGACACAAAACACAACGGCACAAACCTTTGAACAGGAAGAGGACCAAGACTTCACCGAAGATACAGAAGAGAGGGCAAGACAACGAACcggggttaaaaaaaaaccaaaaaaggaagaaaactcAGCTGCAGGAATAA